TTCGCTTCGCGCAACGTATAGGCGATCAGGTGCAGCACGGCCGGATGCAGCGGGTCGTACAGGTGCGCGACCGCGTTGTCCGCGCGGTCGATCGCGAGCGTGTACTGGATCAGGTCGTTCGTGCCGATCGACAGGAAATCGAACCGCTTCAGGAACAGCGGCAGCGCGATCGCCGCGGCCGGGATCTCGATCATCGCGCCGATGCGCACGTTCGGGTCGTACGAGAGCCCCGCGTCGTCGAGCTGGCGCTTCGCCTCGCGGATCAGGTCGAGCGTCTGGTCGATCTCCTGCGCGTGCGCGAGCATCGGGATCAGGATCTTCACCTGGCCGAACGCGGACGCGCGCAGGATCGCGCGCAACTGCGTGAGGAACATCTGCGGCTCGGACAGGCTCCAGCGGATCGCGCGCAGGCCGAGCGCGGGGTTCGGCGCCGTCTCGTAGCCTTCGTCGAGCGCCTCGAGCGGCTTGTCCGCGCCGACGTCGATCGTGCGGATCGTCACCGGCATGCCCTTCATCCACTCGACGGCCCGCTTGTACGCGGCGAACTGCTCCTCCTCCTCCGGCATCTCCTTCTGATGCATGAACAGGAACTCGGAACGGAACAGGCCGACGCCGACCGCGCCGGCCTCGACGGCCGCCTTCGCGTCGTCGGGCAGCTCGATGTTCGCGTACAGCTCGATCTTGGTGCCGCACAACGTTTGCGTCGGCGAGAACTTCAGGCGCTGCAGCTTGCGTTGCTCCAGCAGCTTCTCGGACTGCCGGTACGAATATTCCTCGAGGACGATCGGCGCCGGATCGACGATCACGATGCCCTGGTCGCCGTCGACGATGATCAGGTCGTCCTGGCGGATCAGCGCGCTCGCATGCTGCACGCCGACCGCGGCCGGAATGCCGAGGCTGCGCGCGACGATCGCCGTGTGCGACGTGCGCCCGCCGAGATCGGTGACGAACGCCTGGAACGACTGCGACTTGAACTGCATCATGTCGGCCGGCGCGATGTCGTGCGCGACGACGATCATCTCGTTCGTGCCGTTCTTGGCCGCACGGTCGAGCGCCTGCGACGCGGACGGTGCGCCGGCGAGCGCCTTCAGCACACGCTCGACCACCTGCTCGATGTCGGCCTTGCGCTCGCGCAGGTATTCGTCCTCGATATCGTCGAAGTGGCGCGTGAGCAGCTCGAGCTGCTCGGTCAGCGCCCACTCGACGTTGTAGCGGCGCGTGCGGATCAGGTCGATGGTTTCCTGCACGAGCATCTCGTCGCTCAGGATCATCGCGTGGACGTCGATGAATGCGCCGACTTCGCTCGGCGTGTCGTCGGTCAGGTCGGCGCGCAGCGCTTCGAGTTCGTGATGCACGACCTCGAGCGCGGTGCGGAAGCGCTCGACCTCCGCATCGATCTGGTTCGCCTCGACCAGGTAATGGGCGACGTCGAGCGCCGCCGGCGCGATCAGATACGCTCGCCCGATCGCGATACCACGTGAGACGGGAATGCCATGCAGCGTGAAGGACACGCGCACCTCCTCTGTACAAGTAAAGCCGCGGCACACTGCTGCGATGCGCTTATGACCCCGGTTAGCGATTATAAATTCCGCGACTCCCCGCTGACTGCATGCACCGCAGCATTGCGCATTTCGCATCAATGCTTCCGACGAAAAAAATGCCGCGGAATCCGCGGCATTCTGACTGGAAACGGCAACTATCCCGCGCGAGGATCACTGGCCTTCGCCGAACTTGTCGGCGATCAGCTTCAGTAGCGCGTCCATCGCTTCCCGCTCGTCGGGCCCTTCGGTCTCGATCGTCACGGTGCTGCCGATGCCGGCCGCCAGCATCATCACGCCCATGATGCTCTTCGCATTGATCTTGCGCCCGTTGCGTGTCATCCAGACTTCCGACTGGAAGTTGCCGGCCAGTTGCGTAAGCTTGGCCGATGCGCGCGCATGGAGCCCCAATTTATTGACGATGGTGGTTTCTTGTTGAAGCATGATTCTCGGTCGGGTCGGTCGGGACCGCCGGCGGCGCGCGCAGGCGGGTCGGTCTAAAACGGAAAACGGAGGCTCAGTGCGATTCGGTGCGCGGCTGCGGTTCGGGCGGAATCGGCGCGCACTGGCCGCAGCCGGTTTCGCTCGGCGGCGGCGGCGTGCCGGCCGACACCTCGTGCACGCC
This region of Burkholderia contaminans genomic DNA includes:
- the ptsP gene encoding phosphoenolpyruvate--protein phosphotransferase — encoded protein: MSFTLHGIPVSRGIAIGRAYLIAPAALDVAHYLVEANQIDAEVERFRTALEVVHHELEALRADLTDDTPSEVGAFIDVHAMILSDEMLVQETIDLIRTRRYNVEWALTEQLELLTRHFDDIEDEYLRERKADIEQVVERVLKALAGAPSASQALDRAAKNGTNEMIVVAHDIAPADMMQFKSQSFQAFVTDLGGRTSHTAIVARSLGIPAAVGVQHASALIRQDDLIIVDGDQGIVIVDPAPIVLEEYSYRQSEKLLEQRKLQRLKFSPTQTLCGTKIELYANIELPDDAKAAVEAGAVGVGLFRSEFLFMHQKEMPEEEEQFAAYKRAVEWMKGMPVTIRTIDVGADKPLEALDEGYETAPNPALGLRAIRWSLSEPQMFLTQLRAILRASAFGQVKILIPMLAHAQEIDQTLDLIREAKRQLDDAGLSYDPNVRIGAMIEIPAAAIALPLFLKRFDFLSIGTNDLIQYTLAIDRADNAVAHLYDPLHPAVLHLIAYTLREAKRAGVSVSVCGEMAGDPALTRLLLGMGLTEFSMHPSQLLVVKQEILRAHLKALEKPTADVLAAFEPEEVQAALQRLSVAEPRADAAA
- a CDS encoding HPr family phosphocarrier protein, with amino-acid sequence MLQQETTIVNKLGLHARASAKLTQLAGNFQSEVWMTRNGRKINAKSIMGVMMLAAGIGSTVTIETEGPDEREAMDALLKLIADKFGEGQ